Proteins from a single region of Macaca nemestrina isolate mMacNem1 chromosome 13, mMacNem.hap1, whole genome shotgun sequence:
- the LOC105465147 gene encoding WAS/WASL-interacting protein family member 1 produces MVASNREEPRQALGLFPLPVGGFQIRLLQRPLEAALRSRPASGLGEGGSVYTCHEGGGGRARKPEQSPKLLNSSRENAARAELWAGGSKGAGRAGGGRGGKDSHFPGRCSGWRGGGRALRAPPAAFPHSPQKRAEPKPGARRPAEPAPSSQPPVPRRADAPGPGEGPAAGPGPVPTPSFPGAARGAERRRLPGSFGAAAMGMAQGPGEELAPRGRTVYSDAELVKAEGRLLTALSAQQPHGRPPGVSPLPRDPHPTTLRPLPPPPPPPPPRRPPAHSTHSPIMQRGNRCRRHVTSGRRWLEEEAGYLTNNKRLR; encoded by the exons ATGGTTGCCAGCAATAGAGAAGAGCCCAGGCAAG CTTTggggctgttccctctgcctgttGGAGGATTCCAAATTCGCTTGCTTCAGAGACCCTTGGAAGCAGCACTCAGGTCGCGGCCAGCCTCGGGCCTCGGTGAAGGAGGCAGTGTTTACACCTGTCacgagggagggggagggagagcaaggAAGCCCGAGCAAAGCCCCAAACTTCTGAACAGCTCCCGGGAGAACGCAGCCAGAGCGGAGCTTTGGGCAGGTGGAAGCAAAGGGGCAGGGAGAGCCGGCGGTGGCCGGGGAGGGAAGGACTCCCACTTCCCCGGCCGGTGCTCGGGATGGCGAGGAGGGGGCCGTGCGCTTCGGGCGCCACCAGCGGCGTTCCCGCACTCGCCGCAGAAGAGAGCAGAGCCCAAGCCGGGAGCCCGCAGGCCCGCAGAGCCGGCTCCGTCCTCGCAGCCCCCGGTTCCGCGGCGGGCAGATGCTCCCGGCCCGGGTGAGGGTCCGGCTGCTGGGCCGGGCCCGGTCCCCACACCCTCTTTCCCCGGCGCAGCTAGGGGAGCGGAGCGGCGGCGCTTACCTGGCTCCTTCGGGGCGGCCGCGATGGGCATGGCTCAGGGGCCCGGGGAGGAACTGGCTCCCCGGGGAAGGACCGTCTATTCCGACGCGGAACTGGTGAAAGCGGAAGGCCGGCTGCTCACAGCcctgtcagcgcagcagccccaTGGACGCCCACCCGGAGTTTCACCGCTGCCGCGGGACCCCCATCCCACTACCCTCCGCCCTcttccgccgccgccgcctccacCTCCTCCGCGGAGACCCCCCGCCCACTCCACACACTCTCCCATCATGCAGCGGGGGAACCGCTGCCGCCGACACGTCACTTCCGGGCGCAGGTGGCTAG AGGAAGAAGCTGGGTATTTAACAAATAACAAGAGATTGCGATAA